A section of the Nitrospirota bacterium genome encodes:
- the lptC gene encoding LPS export ABC transporter periplasmic protein LptC: MKKLLIIALSVLLFGSFIMLSRSGRENAGNLQMKGSSFIEDIRILHKTNGMTVWTLTARRADFFENDDKARLRDISMEIKEKNLVLHADNGIYNLADRSFSTDSIVNAASKDFRIKADSIDYSIPSGTISTDGRIEVEGKGFRVEGKGMNAETGQKVQVLKDVKATFHK; this comes from the coding sequence ATGAAGAAACTTCTGATAATAGCGCTTTCTGTCCTGCTTTTCGGCAGCTTCATCATGCTCTCAAGATCAGGAAGAGAAAATGCAGGGAATCTGCAGATGAAGGGAAGTTCTTTTATCGAGGATATCAGGATTTTGCATAAAACAAACGGGATGACTGTCTGGACTCTCACCGCTCGCAGGGCAGATTTTTTTGAAAACGATGACAAGGCGAGACTGCGCGATATCTCAATGGAGATAAAGGAAAAGAATCTTGTGCTGCATGCGGATAATGGCATATACAACCTTGCTGACAGGAGTTTTTCCACAGACAGCATTGTCAACGCTGCATCAAAAGACTTCAGAATAAAGGCGGACTCGATCGATTACAGTATTCCCTCGGGGACGATATCCACGGACGGCAGGATAGAAGTTGAGGGGAAGGGGTTCAGGGTCGAAGGAAAGGGAATGAATGCAGAAACAGGACAGAAGGTTCAAGTATTGAAGGATGTCAAGGCAACGTTTCATAAGTGA
- the metG gene encoding methionine--tRNA ligase subunit beta, with protein MDRTPDNRSMISFDDFKKLDIRIGKIIFSEKVAGTDKLLKLVIDFGSEKRQLVAGIAGSYDPEQLVGKQVPVLMNLAPRDIRGITSQGMILAADVEGRPVLMHPEQEVPLGSIIR; from the coding sequence ATTGACCGGACTCCTGATAATAGGAGCATGATTTCGTTTGATGATTTCAAGAAACTCGATATCAGGATCGGGAAAATCATATTTTCAGAAAAGGTCGCCGGAACGGACAAGCTGCTGAAACTGGTCATTGATTTCGGCTCAGAAAAAAGACAGTTAGTCGCAGGCATTGCAGGGTCATATGACCCGGAACAACTGGTCGGGAAACAGGTTCCTGTGCTGATGAATCTGGCGCCACGCGATATAAGGGGAATCACCAGTCAGGGGATGATCCTTGCGGCAGATGTCGAGGGCAGGCCCGTACTGATGCATCCTGAGCAGGAAGTCCCTTTGGGAAGCATTATCAGGTAA